From Drosophila nasuta strain 15112-1781.00 chromosome X, ASM2355853v1, whole genome shotgun sequence, one genomic window encodes:
- the LOC132796892 gene encoding uncharacterized protein LOC132796892 — translation MISNISLRKASEFHIAFEKLIIFECLDNQLDSAKEYAHWLVSNMEVSWKGSLVQSLLGYLREPSSQRDPRQCIKAIRVLHEMTTHCNKVDVKRLALTTDLLSLLRQILSMSRVRGTIKCCCLGLLSNILVCGWRLRDAIVESGLLTELLRLLTHQGQKRFEKCTKGQVIWLLYQVLRYKVPGPPLYAIKKIAQAVLTLLNHSLDTEILVPALQLSRLISEYHSAMVPAMIKIRLLNRVTRFVLSPLKEVQREAIFVLANVCVEYRQSLALFRFPKSILLHVHGLLLGGRSEIRILVLQLLGGIIDNRCIKLEHFVELGLLKKIVMCSSRQETNDQVRLAAGWTLVSLALHLCRCYLDYFIDCGALHAICELLRLQLPIQLLRNILVVLVLLGEKHCHSKQCLLHVMWQCNTWPTIQLLQNSYNAAVRTLCALLTNGHAMELMCPDARIFDSY, via the exons ATGATCTCCAATATATCATTGAGGAAAGCTTCTGAATTTCATATTGCTTTCGAAAAGTTGATCATTTTTGAATGTCTCGATAATCAGTTGGACTCGGCGAAGGAGTATGCTCATTGGCTGGTAAGCAATATGGAAGTCTCGTGGAAGGGCAGTTTAGTTCAAAGTCTTCTTGGGTACCTTCGAGAACCTAGTTCACAACGCGATCCTCGACAATGCATAAAAGCGATACGGGTGCTCCATGAGATGACGACACATTGCAATAAAGTGGACGTGAAAAGACTGGCGCTGACAACAGATCTTTTGTCCCTGTTGCGTCAAATTCTCAGCATGTCCCGAGTGCGGGGAACCATCAAATGTTGCTGTCTGGGTCTGCTCAGCAACATACTCGTGTGTGGCTGGCGACTAAGAGATGCCATCGTAGAGTCTGGGCTGCTCACTGAACTGTTGCGCCTGCTAACACATCAGGGACAGAAGAGATTTGAAAAATGTACGAAGGGTCAAGTAATCTGGCTGCTGTATCAGGTACTAAGATATAAAGTACCAGGGCCACCGTTGTACGCCATTAAGAAAATTGCCCAAGCAGTGCTCACGCTGTTAAATCATTCGCTGGATACAGAAATACTGGTGCCAGCATTACAATTGTCTCGCCTAATCTCCGAGTACCACTCAGCCATGGTGCCCGCTATGATTAAAATAAGGCTACTGAATCGTGTGACACGTTTTGTGCTAAGTCCATTGAAGGAAGTGCAACGGGAAGCGATATTTGTATTGGCAAATGTCTGTGTGGAATATCGTCAGTCTCTAGCGCTCTTTCGATTTCCCAAAAGCATTCTGCTGCATGTCCATGGATTACTTTTAGGCGGCCGTTCAGAAATTCGCATATTAGTGCTCCAGTTGTTGGGTGGCATAATTGACAATAGATGCATTAAATTGGAGCACTTTGTGGAGCTGGGCTTGTTGAAAAAGATAGTTATGTGTTCCAGTAGGCAAGAGACTAATGATCAAGTGCGTCTGGCTGCTGGTTGGACACTTGTCAGCCTAGCTCTGCACCTTTGTCGATGTTATTTGGACTATTTCATCGATTGTGGTGCTCTGCACGCAATCTGCGAACTCTTGCGTCTTCAGTTGCCCATCCAGTTATTGCGCAATATTCTCGTGGTACTCGTTCTTCTTGGAGAAAAACATTGCCACAGCAAACAGTGCCTGCTGCATGTTATGTGGCAATGTAATACTTGGCCCACAATTCAACTGCTACAGAACAGTTACAATGCCGCTGTTCGCACGTTGTGCGCTCTTCTCACAAATGGTCACGCAATGGAACTAATGTGTCCCGATGCTCGCATTTTTGATAG ctattaa